A single region of the Epinephelus fuscoguttatus linkage group LG14, E.fuscoguttatus.final_Chr_v1 genome encodes:
- the theg gene encoding theg spermatid protein produces the protein MSTLMQKLAQPKPNRLRHPDRRSVYWLDQLPPEKTGSTTKIELTPRWSELCRSKKFYTQVTLSPVWEVSEWALRAIPSDRLCSLAQPRAHVAGWQPDRPLLVPLNRGTQTAVPTSRICQLAQPKRRSVLEGSGPKSKPVPMTPIPCKASAHIELLAAPKHDHSKFKGERSVCWSVSRAARNYVASQRLLELSSPKERKALFEGYDPYVVSRAACSASPSARLQQLSLPLPRKCSSNKEGEVWSQERC, from the exons ATGTCAACTCTGATGCAGAAGCTCGCTCAACCCAAACCCAACCGCCTCAGACACCCAGACCG TCGTTCTGTGTATTGGCTGGATCAGCTGCCACCAGAGAAAACTGGATCCACCACCAAAATTG agTTAACCCCTCGCTGGTCGGAGCTATGTAGAAGCAAAAAGTTCTACACTCAAGTCAC ACTTTCTCCTGTATGGGAGGTGAGTGAATGGGCTCTTAGGGCCATTCCATCCGATCGGCTGTGTAGTCTGGCTCAACCACGGGCCCATGTAGCTGGCTGGCAGCCCGACCGCCCACTGCTTGTTCCT TTGAACAGAGGGACGCAGACTGCTGTGCCTACTTCACGAATTTGCCAGCTTGCCCAACCAAAAAGACGGTCCGTACTGGAGGGCTCTGGCCCCAAATCTAAACCTGTACCCATGACTCCCATACCCTGCAAAGCATCAGCACACATAGAGCTACTTGCTG CCCCTAAGCACGACCACTCCAAGTTCAAAGGAGAGCGCTCGGTGTGCTGGTCCGTCTCCAGAGCGGCGAGAAACTACGTAGCCAGCCAGAGACTTCTTGAACTGTCCAGTCCCAAAGAAAGGAAGGCTCTTTTTGAGGGATACGATCCGTACGTGGTTAGCCGAGCAGCCTGCTCTGCCAGCCCCTCGGCTCGGCTACAacagctctctctgcctctgcctcgcAAATGTAGCTCAAACAAGGAGGGTGAGGTCTGGTCCCAGGAGAGGTGTTGA